A window from Macaca thibetana thibetana isolate TM-01 chromosome 7, ASM2454274v1, whole genome shotgun sequence encodes these proteins:
- the LOC126960095 gene encoding olfactory receptor 4K17, translating into MALYFSLILHGMSDIFFLSTGYVRASCMMESMELLNQSQVSEFILLGLTSSQDIEFLLFALFSVIYVVTVLGNLLIIVIVFNTPNLNTPMYFLLGNLSFVDMTLASFATPKMILNLLKKQKIISFAGCFTQIFLLHLLGGVEMVLLVSMAFDRYVAICKPLHYMTIMNKKVCVLLVVTSWLLGLLHSGLQIPFAVNLPFCGPNVVDSIFCDLPLVTKLACIDTYLVQIVIVANSGIISLSCFIILLISYSLILITIKNHSPTGQSKALSTLTAHITVVILFFGPCIFIYIWPFSNHSVDKFLAVFYTIITPILNPIIYTLRNKEMKISMKKLWRAFVNSREDT; encoded by the coding sequence ATGGctctttatttttcactcataCTCCATGGTATGagtgatattttctttctctctacagGTTATGTAAGAGCGAGCTGTATGATGGAGTCCATGGAACTATTAAATCAATCTCAAGTGTCAGAATTCATTTTGCTGGGACTGACCAGCTCCCAGGATATAGAGTTTCTTCTCTTTGCCCTCTTCTCTGTTATCTATGTGGTCACAGTTTTGGGTAACCTTCTTATTATAGTCATAGTGTTTAACACCCCTAACCTGAATACTCCCATGTATTTTCTCCTTGGTAATCTCTCTTTTGTAGACATGACTCTTGCTTCCTTTGCCACCCCTAAGATGATTCTGAACTTGTTAAAAAAGCagaagataatttcttttgctgggtGCTTCACTCAgatatttctccttcacttactgGGTGGGGTTGAAATGGTACTGTTGGTCTCCATGGCTTTTGACAGATATGTGGCCATTTGTAAGCCCCTACACTACATGACCATCATGAACAAGAAGGTATGTGTTTTGCTTGTAGTGACCTCATGGCTCTTGGGTCTCCTTCACTCAGGGCTTCAGATACCCTTTGCTGTGAACTTGCCCTTTTGTGGTCCCAATGTGGTAGACAGCATTTTTTGTGACCTCCCTTTGGTTACTAAGCTTGCCTGTATAGACACATATCTTGTACAAATAGTCATTGTTGCCAACAGTGGCATAATCTCCCTGAGctgtttcattattttgcttATCTCCTACAGTCTGATCCTCATAACCATTAAGAACCACTCTCCTACTGGACAGTCTAAAGCCCTTTCCACTTTGACTGCTCACATCACAGTAGTGATTCTCTTCTTTGGCCCGTGCATCTTCATCTATATCTGGCCCTTCAGCAACCACTCTGTAGATAAGTTCCTTGCTGTATTTTACACCATCATCACTCCTATCTTGAATCCAATTATCTATACtctgagaaacaaagaaatgaagatatcCATGAAAAAACTCTGGAGAGCTTTTGTGAATTCTAGAGAAGATACTTAG